The sequence below is a genomic window from Nitrobacter winogradskyi Nb-255.
GGCCGGTCCGCGACAAAAAGTAGGACAGCAGAATCGGCACCACGAGCCAGGCGAACGCCGCCACCTCCAGCGCCGTCGGCGCACCGCGGATAGCCAGATATATCGGAAACGCCGCGAGCGCGGCCAGGCTCACGAGCAGCCGCGGCGCCATGAAAGTTCGATGCCGCGTCCGCGTCAACGCGTCGTATCGCGCCGACGGATGCAGCAACGCGTCGAGACGGTCCTTGATGATGCTCAATGCGGTCACGTCGCCTGCGCTTCAGCTTACGTCGCACTCGACGTGCCGGAACGCCCCCATTTTGTGGGTCCAACGTGTCAGAGCGAACTTAAGCGAACGCTAAGGCGCACCTCGCTTCGTCACGAAACGGCACACGCGGATGGCTCTTTATCGCCTCGCAACGCCTTCTTCGGCGCGGATGGTGAACGCAAGGTTTCCATCACCGCATAGGATGATGTCGACCACCAGCGACGCCGCAGGGCGCGAGCGCCGGCGCGAACACGCATCAAGCAAAAATTTACGCCGAATCGAATTCGAGCGCCGTTTACAGGATTTTGTTGGGTCCCACGGCGGCGGACAAACGGGGGATTCAGGACCATTTGATACGAAAGGGAACAGATTGCGAAATTCAACGCAACGCGACGAAGATCAAAGACGCATGGGGACGCGACATGTTTTTCCTGCTTCGCATGGCATTCTGGCTCGGGCTGGTGCTCGTGCTGCTGCCGAGGGATGAGGCGCCCGAGGCCAACAAGGCTCCCCGGATCGGAGCTTCCGAGGCTGTCTCGGCCGCCACGGCTGCCGTATCGGACATGACTCAATTCTGCACGCGGCAGCCCGCCGCCTGCGAAGTCGGCGGCCAGGCGGCGGCCGTCATCGGCCAGCGCGCGCAAGACGGCGCGAAAAAGCTCTACCGGATCATCACCGACAAGCGCCCTCCCGATCATACGGGGTCGATCGACACCGTCCCGGCCGTCGAAACGGCGGCTTCCGGCGACGCGCAGCATGATACCCTGACGCCGGAGGATCTGCAGGCGGAATGGCGTCTCGCCGCTCCGAACGCCGTTCCGAGGGAACAAATCCCGTAGATCCGGGACCCGTATCGATTTTATGCGTCCTTGGCCCTATATTGGCCCGGTGGGACACACTATACACGGGCCGTGATGACGATCGACGAGATCAGGGACAACTTTGAACTCCTGGAAGAGTGGGACGACCGCTACCGGTACGTCATCGAACTCGGGCGCACCCTTGAGCCCATGAGCGAGGCCGAGCACTCCGCGGCCAACAAGGTGCAGGGCTGCGCCAGCCAGGTCTGGCTATCGCTCCGGACCAGCCGCGGCCCTGACAGCGCCCCGGTGCTGACCTATGTCGGCGACAGTGACGCGCATATCGTGCGAGGGCTGATCGCGATCCTGCTGACGCTTTATTCGGGCAGGAAACCGCAGGACATTCTGGACACCGACGCCATCGCCGTCTTCGACGAACTCGGCTTCCGCGAGCATCTCACGCCGCAACGTTCCAACGGGCTGCGCGCCATGGTCGAGCGCATTCGCAGGGACGCGCGCGAAGCGCTGGCCGCCGCGGCCTGAGGCATTTTCCGGCGAAGTAGATGACGGGTACCCGTCGCCGCAAGAAAAGCGGCCGGACAAATTTCCAGAGCACGATCCGATTCAACATGAGCGGATCATGCTCTCGAGTCTGATCCAAACTGCGTTGAACCAGACCCCAAGCTAATTTTTTAATCGAGCATAATCTTGTCCGAAAACCGGTTTCCACTTCGCTCGAAAACGCTCTAGGTCACGAACCCATAAACGGGATTCCGTTTGGACGGGATGCGTGATTCAATCTCCAGAGGTGGGAGGATTGAATGGCACGTTTTGATCTGACGGATTTTGAATGGTCTGTGATCCAGCCGCTGTTGCCGAACAAGTCGCGCGGCGTTGCACGGGTGGATGATCGGCGGGTGCTGAACGGGATTTTCTGGCGGCTGCGCACCGGTGCGCCGTGGGCGGACATTCCAGCGCGCTACGGCCCGCACACCACTTGCGTGAACCGCTTCAACCGGTGGCGCAAGGCAGGCGTGTGGGATCGCATTCTGTCGGCTGTTTCAAAGGCTTACGATGGCGACATCCAAATGATCGATTCGTCGTCGATCCGCGTGCATCAACATGCGGCCAACGGTCAAAAAAACAGACGCGATCCCGTTGCATGGGTCGCTCGCGCGGCGGGCTGACCACCAAAATCCACGCGCTGGTGGATGCCTGCGGCCTGCCGATCGTCCTCAAGATCACCGAAGGCCAGGCCCATGACGGGCGTAGCGCGCAGGACATGATCGACACCGTCGAACGCGGCGACGTGCTGCTGGCCGACCGGGCCTACGACTCCAACGCCCTGCGTCAAACGCTGGCCGCGCGCGGCGCGAGAGCCAATGTGAAGCCGATGCCAAATCGCGTTGCGGCCTTGCAATTCAACAGACGGCTCTATCGCAAGCGCAATCTGGTCGAACGCTTCTTCAACAAAATCAAGCACTATCGCGCCGTCGCCACCAGATATGACAAACGTGACGACAACTTCCTCACCTCCATCAAGCTCGCCTCAATCCGCATCTGGTTGCGATTTAATGAGTCGATGACCTAGGTGTTCAGTCCCGGCATTTGATGGTGCATTATTTTCCGGAGAATGGAAGGATGCGCTATGGGACAGGTTCTTCACGGGAGCGCCACGACGACAGAGGCAATCCGTCGAGCAATACAAAATAGTGAAGAGAGCCTGAGAGCGCTGTCGAAACGCTACGGGATCAACCAGAAGACCGTCGCAAAATGGAAGAAGCGGACCTCGGTGGCCGACCTTCCGACGGGACCGAAAGATCCGCGCTCGACGGCGCTCTCATCCGAGGAGGAGGCGATCATCGTCGCCTTCCGCAAGCATACCCTGTTGCCGCTCGATGATTGCCTCTACGCGCTTCAGCCAACGATCCCGCACCTGTCGCGGTCTTCATTGCATCGCTGCCTGCACCGTCACGGCATCAGTCGGCTCCCGGAGGTCGAAGGCGACAAGCCGATCAGGAAGACGTTCAGGAGCTACCCGATCGGCTACTTCCACATCGACATCGCCGAGGTGCAGACGGCTGAGGGCAAGCTGCGCCTGTTCGTGGCCATCGACCGCACTTCGAAGTTCGCCTACGCCGAGCTCCACCAAGAGGCGGGCAAGATGGTCGCGGCTCAGTTCCTGCGCAACCTCATCGTGGCAGTTCCCTATGCCATCCACACGGTGCTGACGGACAACGGCATCCAGTTCACCAACCACGCCCGTCACAAATATGCGTTCCACCACATCTTCGATCGCGTCTGCGACGAGAACGGCATCGAGCACAGGCTCACCAGGATCAACCATCCCTGGACCAACGGACAGGTGGAACGGATGAACCGCACCATCAAGGACGCCACCGTCAAGCGCTTCCACTACGACAATCATGACCAACTGCGCCGGCACCTTCAGGACTTCATCAAGGCATACAACTTCGGTCGAAGGCTGAAGACGCTCAAAGGCCTCACACCCTACGAGTTCATCTGCAAACGATGGACTTCAGAGCCCGATCGATTCATCATCGATCCAATCCATCAAATGCCGGGACTGAACACCTAGCGCGGCCCTTCGGGTCGGGATCATGCTCTAACCGCTCGTGAATCTTGCATCGCTCGCCAGCCAGGTCCGTACGTGGGCACTCGTTTCCGCGCGCGCTTGAATACCGTAGTGTCTGGCGAGCCTGTCCAGCGCCAGTTGCAGGACTACTTTCGCCGATCTCGAGGGCCAGCCGCGCTCTCGCTCGACATCCTCAAGTCCGCGAAGAAAGCAGCAGACATCCATCAGCAGGCCGGAAAATTCCGGTCCGCACGCCTCCAGCGCCAGCCGCACCCGTTGCCGCGCCGCGACGATCAGATCGGTCATCTCACAGGGGCCGGCCCCAGACCCGCGCGGGCGTCCTCCGGTCGGCGCCGACCAGTTCGAGGTCACCCGCGGCGTGAGATTCCCACGCGTGAAATCCGCGCGCAGTCTTTCGCCGGCCGCGAACTGATCCCGGCTGATCATGGCGCGTCCGTCGCGGCCCTTGCGGCGCGCGAGCCAGGCGAGAGGACTCTCGCTGTCATCGACCATCACGGTCGCAACGCCCGCGTCGGTCATGATCTCGCGCTCGGCCAGCGCGAGATGCCGCGCGCGAAACCGGTCCACGATTTTCGCCGGCCTGCTCTTGGAGCGGCGCGACGATTGCCGGCTACCGCGATCAGACGCCGGCATCGGACGCTCCTTCGAAGCGGTCATCACAACCGCGCACATCGCCTCAAGCGCCGCGAGCCGGCGATCAAGTCCGGCGTCGTCGCGACTGTCTTCGACGACGCGGCAAGCATGAGAGACCGTGGTGCGATCGCGATCAAAGGCACGGCCGATCGCCTCGAAACTCAGCGCGAAACCAACGTGCGCCAGATACATCGCGACCTGCCGGGCATATGCGGCGCGCGGCGCGCCGCGGGTCGGCGCTATCACCGCGGCAGCATCGAGTTCGAACTCTTCAGCGACCAGTCGCGCGATAGCGTGACAAATTCGCGTCGCCGAAGTTGGCGACGGTCGAACGGACGCGGGTGAAGTGGATGGATGGATCAGAAGCATTGAGCGGCCCCTCTAGGAATATAGTCATACATCCTAGAGGCTAATACCGCTCCGGGGATAGCATTTTCATCAAAATTTGACAGTCGAATGCCGCGCCGGGTGATGGTTTCGGATAATAATCCTAACGTTCGGTAGTCAGCGACCCCTTATTTTCGGCGTCGGCGCTGCTGACCGAGGCCCATGTTCTTGGCCAGCTGCGATCGCGTGACCGCGTAGTTGGGAGCCACCATCGGATAGTCCGCGGGGAGTTTCCATTTGTCCCGATACTGCTCCGGACTCATGTTGTACTGCGTACGCAGATGGCGCTTGAGCGACTTGAAACGTTTCCCGTCCTCCAGACAGATCAGGTAGTCAGCGGTCATCGACTTCCTGACCGGCACGGCCGGCTTGGCCGGTTCCGCCGGCAGCTCGCCGCGGCCGGAAGACACGCGCGTCAGCGCCGCATGCACCTGGTTGATAAGGGCGGGAATTTCCGAGGCGGGCGTCGTGTTGTTGCTGAGGTAGGCGGACACGATCTCCGCCGTGAGGTCCAGAAAACTTTTACTGGCTGAATCACTCATGATTTCAATTTTCCGGATCGCGAAGCATCGATACACTCCGAATGCGATCAGAATCGGCCTTTACGCAACCTGTATGATATGAGCGGATTGCTGCGGGCATGACAAGAACGGCGCGGACACACACAGAGTTTTATTTAAGAGGATCGGCGGGAACCTTGATCGAGATGCGCGCGCAATTGATCGATCGACGCAAACCGCACCTCTCCTTCCGGGAGTTGGGCATCGATCGCGCCATCGGAATAAAGCGAATAAGCCATTCCGTTGACAACACCGGATCTGAGCACAGTGGCCGGGGAAGCGTTGCGATCCGAAGCGTCCGCCGGTTGATCGCCTCTTGAGGCCGGCTTGGGCGTTTCAGGATCCGGAGCGTGGACCGCGGGAGCGGACAGGCCGAACCGTTCCGCGCGCCCCTGCTCGCGCTCCCTGACCGTGGATGCGAACAGAAGATTGCGCCGTGGCTTCGGCTGCGACGGCTGGTCGGAGGATGCCGGGAATTCAGCATCCGGGACGGAAGCAACTGTCGCGCGATCGCGGTCGGCGGGCACGTGATCGCGCTCGGGCGCTTGCCCCTGCCGGCGTTGCGACAGCACGGAGGGGGCTGAGCGCAGATCACTTCTCGGATCTGGCGCGATCCGATCGCCGTCCGCCAGTGGTGGCGGACTATCCGCGACAGGCCGGCCCGGCGGAATCGGCACGCGGACATCACCTGCATGGACGCCACTATGGTTAGCAACCGCTCCGGAGCCGAACCGGTCTCCTGAGTTGAGATGGTCCGCGACCTTTTGCAATTCACGGACGACGACCGACAGGCTGACCATTATCAGACCGGTACAGGACACGACCGCGCCCGATACGATCATGGTATCGCCGAAGCTGAACTCCTTGATGGGAATTCCGAAGGCGACCGTCACCAGACCGGTCACGAACACACCGAACCCGGCGATCGAAAGTACGCTCATCGAGAAGCTCCCCCGTGACGAGCGCGCCTGACCGCCATGCCATCCGCCCCGCCGCCTGCCGATCCAGCCGCCATTATCGGCGACACGATGGCGATGGAGTTAACCGCGAGCGGCGAAAATGGTTCAATTCAGCGGCACCGAAACTGAAACATTTTCCGGCGAAGCGGCGTGACCTGTCCTCGTGAAAAAAACGCGTCAAGACATAGAGTCCTTTCACCGTTTCCCATGAAGAAGTGAAAGACTCCAGCGGCGATTTGATGTAGGCTCAGCTATCATCCCTCTGCACGTCGACTCCAGCGCCGCCCAATTCCGGGCGGCGTTGTCACATACAGATAGCTTCAGCCAGATAGCTTCAGCCAGATAGCTTCAGCCAGATAGCTTCAGCCAGATGGCTTCAGCGCGGCGCCTCGGCCAGCGCCGCGAGAATCCGGGCCCATGACCGGATTCCCTTATGAAAGCTTTTCAGGTCGTACTTCTCGTTGGGCGAATGGATGTTGTCGTCTTCGAGACCGAAGCCGACCATCACGGTGTCGAGCCCCAACGACGTCTTGAAATCGGCAACGATCGGAATCGACGCGCCGCAGCCGATCAACAGCGCTTCCTTATTCCATTCCTCGGTCAATGCCTGCTTCGCCGCCGCCAGCGGCTTCATATTCCAGTCGAGCGCAATCGCGGGCGCGCCGGCGTGATCGAGAAACGCGACGGAGCAGTCGGCCGGCACCCGCTCCTTCACGAAAGCACGGAAGGCGTCACGTATCCTGCCGGGCTGCTGGCCCTCGACGAGGCGGAACGACACTTTCGCCGACGCCTGCGCGGGAATGACCGTCTTGGAGCCCTCTCCCGTGTAGCCACCGACAATTCCGTTGATGTCGCAGGTCGGCCGCGACAATAGCTGCTCGATCAGCAGACGGTCCTTTTCACCGGCAGGGATCGAAAGCCCGATCGGCTTCAGAAATCGATCCGGCGTCAGATCGAGTTCAGCCCATTGAGCGCGAATCTGGGGCGGCAAGTCCTTCACGTCATCATAGAAACCGCGAATAGCGATGCGGCCGTCATCATCATGAAGATCGCCAAGGATTCGGGTCAGGATCCTGATCGGGTTCTGAGCGCCACCGCCGAAAAGGCCGGAATGCAGGTCGCGGTTCGCGGCCTTGATGATCACCTCCTCATAGACCAGACCGCGCAGCGAGGTGGTGATCGCCGGCGTGTCGGGATCCCACATGCCGGTGTCGCACACCAAGGCGAAATCCGCGGCGAGATCCTTCTTGTTCTGTTCGAGGAAAGGCACGAAGTTTTTCGAGCCCACCTCTTCCTCGCCCTCGATCAGGATCGTCACGTCGAGCGGCAGTGAGCCGGTCACCGACAACCAGGCGCGGCAGGCCTCGACGAACGTCATCAACTGGCCCTTGTCGTCTTCCGCGCCGCGCGCCACGATGATCTTGCGCCCGTCCGCATGGTTGGTGACCACCGGGTCGAACGGCGTGCGATGCCACAGATCCAGCGGGTCGACCGGCTGAACATCGTAGTGGCCATAGAACAGGACATGCGGCCTTGTCCCGGTGTTGCCGTTGCTTTTGGCGACGATCGCGGGATGACCCGCGGTCGGGCGAACCTCGGAAGCGAAATTCAGTGTCGCGATATCGGCCGCGAGATGATCGGCGGCCGCCTTGCAATCATCAACAAATGCCGGATCGGCCGAGATCGATTTGATGCGCAACAGCGCGAACAGCCGCTCCAGGCTGTTGTCGAAATCGGCATCGATGTGGTCGAGGACGGTTTGCAGTTGCGACGTGCCGGACATTCTGTTTCCCCTCGAATTGCGGTCGGACAATCTTTCAGATTCGCGGTTGCGCGGTCGAATGCGGATCGCGCGCCGGCGGCGGATTAAGGATATGCCAGGCCAGTGCCGCCACCATCACGAAAGTCGCCGCGATGTTGTTTCCGGCGGCCTGAAGAATCTTCGGAAATACCGGCAGCGACAGCGCCATCAGCGCAAACGATGCGCCGAGCGCCAGACGCGAGATCGCCCGCGCCTTGGGCCGGCCATCGAGCGCGGCGCGATGAAACAGAACCGTGATCGGAAAGAACAGCCACACAAAGTAATATTGACGCGCCAGCGGCGAAGCGAGCGTCATCAGGCAGAACAGAATCCCGACCTCCTCGGCGATCGATCTCTGCGTCATGTTCGCCCGCGCCGGAATAATGGCGATGAAGCCCAGCCCTATCGCGGCGAAGACAGCCAGCACGATCCAGTTCGCCGTCCTGTAATCGACATTGGCGACGTTCATGTATTGCGCCGGCTTGGC
It includes:
- a CDS encoding DUF5330 domain-containing protein; its protein translation is MFFLLRMAFWLGLVLVLLPRDEAPEANKAPRIGASEAVSAATAAVSDMTQFCTRQPAACEVGGQAAAVIGQRAQDGAKKLYRIITDKRPPDHTGSIDTVPAVETAASGDAQHDTLTPEDLQAEWRLAAPNAVPREQIP
- a CDS encoding SufE family protein, with the translated sequence MTIDEIRDNFELLEEWDDRYRYVIELGRTLEPMSEAEHSAANKVQGCASQVWLSLRTSRGPDSAPVLTYVGDSDAHIVRGLIAILLTLYSGRKPQDILDTDAIAVFDELGFREHLTPQRSNGLRAMVERIRRDAREALAAAA
- a CDS encoding IS481 family transposase, which encodes MGQVLHGSATTTEAIRRAIQNSEESLRALSKRYGINQKTVAKWKKRTSVADLPTGPKDPRSTALSSEEEAIIVAFRKHTLLPLDDCLYALQPTIPHLSRSSLHRCLHRHGISRLPEVEGDKPIRKTFRSYPIGYFHIDIAEVQTAEGKLRLFVAIDRTSKFAYAELHQEAGKMVAAQFLRNLIVAVPYAIHTVLTDNGIQFTNHARHKYAFHHIFDRVCDENGIEHRLTRINHPWTNGQVERMNRTIKDATVKRFHYDNHDQLRRHLQDFIKAYNFGRRLKTLKGLTPYEFICKRWTSEPDRFIIDPIHQMPGLNT
- a CDS encoding DUF6456 domain-containing protein; translated protein: MPASDRGSRQSSRRSKSRPAKIVDRFRARHLALAEREIMTDAGVATVMVDDSESPLAWLARRKGRDGRAMISRDQFAAGERLRADFTRGNLTPRVTSNWSAPTGGRPRGSGAGPCEMTDLIVAARQRVRLALEACGPEFSGLLMDVCCFLRGLEDVERERGWPSRSAKVVLQLALDRLARHYGIQARAETSAHVRTWLASDARFTSG
- a CDS encoding MucR family transcriptional regulator; the encoded protein is MSDSASKSFLDLTAEIVSAYLSNNTTPASEIPALINQVHAALTRVSSGRGELPAEPAKPAVPVRKSMTADYLICLEDGKRFKSLKRHLRTQYNMSPEQYRDKWKLPADYPMVAPNYAVTRSQLAKNMGLGQQRRRRK
- a CDS encoding M20/M25/M40 family metallo-hydrolase, whose protein sequence is MSGTSQLQTVLDHIDADFDNSLERLFALLRIKSISADPAFVDDCKAAADHLAADIATLNFASEVRPTAGHPAIVAKSNGNTGTRPHVLFYGHYDVQPVDPLDLWHRTPFDPVVTNHADGRKIIVARGAEDDKGQLMTFVEACRAWLSVTGSLPLDVTILIEGEEEVGSKNFVPFLEQNKKDLAADFALVCDTGMWDPDTPAITTSLRGLVYEEVIIKAANRDLHSGLFGGGAQNPIRILTRILGDLHDDDGRIAIRGFYDDVKDLPPQIRAQWAELDLTPDRFLKPIGLSIPAGEKDRLLIEQLLSRPTCDINGIVGGYTGEGSKTVIPAQASAKVSFRLVEGQQPGRIRDAFRAFVKERVPADCSVAFLDHAGAPAIALDWNMKPLAAAKQALTEEWNKEALLIGCGASIPIVADFKTSLGLDTVMVGFGLEDDNIHSPNEKYDLKSFHKGIRSWARILAALAEAPR